The Rhodopseudomonas palustris genome window below encodes:
- a CDS encoding helicase HerA-like domain-containing protein — protein sequence MTASETGNDDTDGRIFIGKGEQPAWLTLGLGNRHGLVTGATGTGKTVTLQVMAEGFARAGVPVFAADIKGDLSGIAEVGEAKDFILKRAKAMGLAFQPDQFSTVFWDVFGEQGHPVRATVSEMGPLLLSRMLDLNDVQEGVLNVAFRVADDMGLPLVDMKDLRAMLDAIAPIAAKVAENGDVNADIRQAAASLGNVTKQTVGTIQRQLLVLENQGGESFFGEPALQLKDFIRTDSQGRGVVNILTADKLMSNPRLYATFLLWMLSELFEELPELGDPDKPKLVFFFDEAHLLFNDAPKPLMDKIEQVVRLIRSKGVGVYFVTQNPIDVPDRVLAQLGNRVQHALRAFTPRDQKAVAAAAETFRPNPKLDTTKAITELGKGEALVSFLEGNGTPAMVERVMIRPPSARIGTITPEERAAIIKASPMKGRYDTAIDSESAYEKLRDRLNGTAAGTDAAPAEGGLFGQLGSLVSTVFGTNTPRGKLTTGQVVARNVARTVATTVVGGIAAQLGKKVGGSLGSSVGRSIVRGTLGGMLRR from the coding sequence ATGACGGCGAGCGAAACCGGTAACGACGATACCGACGGCAGGATTTTCATCGGCAAAGGCGAGCAGCCGGCGTGGCTGACGCTCGGCCTCGGCAACCGCCACGGCCTCGTCACCGGCGCCACCGGCACCGGCAAGACGGTGACGCTGCAGGTGATGGCCGAGGGTTTTGCGCGCGCCGGCGTGCCGGTGTTCGCCGCCGACATCAAGGGCGATCTCTCCGGCATCGCCGAAGTGGGCGAGGCCAAGGACTTTATCCTGAAGCGCGCCAAGGCGATGGGTCTCGCGTTCCAGCCCGACCAGTTCAGCACGGTGTTCTGGGACGTGTTCGGCGAGCAGGGTCATCCGGTCCGCGCCACCGTGTCGGAGATGGGGCCGCTGTTGCTGTCGCGGATGCTCGATCTCAACGACGTGCAGGAGGGCGTGCTCAACGTCGCGTTCCGCGTCGCCGACGACATGGGCCTGCCGCTGGTCGACATGAAGGATCTGCGCGCGATGCTCGACGCGATCGCGCCGATCGCCGCCAAGGTCGCGGAAAACGGCGACGTCAATGCCGACATCCGCCAGGCCGCGGCGTCGCTCGGCAACGTCACCAAGCAGACCGTCGGCACCATCCAGCGGCAATTGCTGGTGCTGGAGAACCAGGGCGGCGAAAGTTTCTTCGGCGAACCCGCGCTGCAATTGAAGGACTTCATACGCACCGACAGCCAGGGCCGCGGCGTGGTCAACATCCTGACCGCCGACAAGCTCATGAGCAATCCGCGGCTGTACGCGACCTTCCTGCTGTGGATGCTGTCCGAATTGTTCGAGGAACTGCCCGAACTCGGCGATCCCGACAAGCCGAAGCTGGTGTTCTTCTTCGACGAGGCGCATCTCTTATTTAACGACGCGCCGAAGCCGCTGATGGATAAAATTGAACAGGTCGTGCGATTGATCCGCTCTAAAGGCGTCGGCGTGTACTTCGTGACGCAGAATCCGATCGACGTGCCGGATCGCGTGCTGGCGCAGCTCGGCAATCGCGTGCAGCACGCGCTGCGCGCCTTCACGCCGCGCGACCAGAAGGCGGTGGCGGCGGCGGCGGAGACGTTCCGGCCCAATCCGAAGCTCGACACCACCAAGGCGATCACCGAGCTCGGCAAGGGCGAGGCGCTGGTGTCGTTCCTCGAAGGCAACGGCACGCCGGCGATGGTCGAGCGGGTGATGATCCGCCCGCCATCGGCGCGGATCGGCACGATCACGCCGGAGGAACGCGCCGCGATCATCAAGGCGAGCCCGATGAAGGGCCGCTACGACACCGCGATCGATTCCGAGTCTGCTTACGAGAAGCTGCGCGACAGGTTGAACGGCACGGCGGCCGGCACCGACGCCGCGCCGGCGGAAGGCGGATTGTTCGGCCAGCTCGGCAGCCTGGTCTCCACCGTGTTCGGCACCAACACGCCGCGCGGCAAGCTCACCACCGGGCAGGTGGTGGCGCGCAACGTCGCCCGCACCGTCGCCACCACCGTGGTCGGCGGCATCGCCGCCCAGCTCGGCAAGAAGGTCGGCGGCTCGCTCGGCAGCTCGGTCGGCCGCTCGATCGTCCGCGGCACGCTCGGCGGTATGCTGCGGCGGTGA
- a CDS encoding M20/M25/M40 family metallo-hydrolase, translating to MSVPSPVSAALDRADADFDAALARLFALLRIKSISADPAYAADCRAAAAHLCADIASLGFDAEVRETAGHPAIVAKAVQDKPNGNTGARPHALFYGHYDVQPVDPLSLWHRPPFEPVVADHADGRKIIVARGAQDDKGQLSTFVEACRAWKSATGELPIDLTILIEGEEEVGSKNFVAFLEANKTDLAADFALVCDTGMWDPTTPAITTALRGLVYEEVKIKAANRDLHSGIYGGGAQNPIRVLTRILGGLHDDHGRITIPGFYDGVKDLPPEILDQWKGLGLTAETFLKPIGLSLPAGEDDRLLIEQISSRPTCDINGIVGGYTGEGSKTVIAAEASAKVSFRIVEGQDPAKIRDAFRAYVTARLPGDCSAEFLDHSNAPAIALPWTMKPLAAAKQALTEEWGKEALLIGSGASIPIVADFKRTLGVDTLLVGFGLDDDNIHSPNEKYDLNSFQKGIRSWVRILGALAEAPK from the coding sequence ATGTCCGTCCCTTCGCCCGTCTCCGCCGCGCTCGATCGCGCCGATGCCGATTTCGACGCCGCGCTGGCGCGGCTGTTCGCGCTGCTGCGGATCAAGTCGATCTCGGCCGATCCGGCCTACGCGGCGGACTGCCGGGCGGCGGCGGCGCATCTGTGCGCCGACATCGCCTCGCTCGGCTTCGACGCCGAAGTGCGCGAGACCGCGGGGCATCCGGCGATCGTCGCCAAAGCCGTTCAAGATAAGCCCAATGGCAACACCGGCGCGCGGCCGCACGCGCTGTTCTACGGCCATTACGACGTGCAGCCGGTCGATCCGTTGTCGCTGTGGCACCGGCCGCCGTTCGAGCCGGTGGTCGCCGACCACGCCGACGGCCGCAAGATCATCGTCGCGCGCGGCGCGCAGGACGACAAGGGCCAGCTCTCGACCTTCGTCGAGGCCTGCCGCGCCTGGAAGAGCGCCACCGGCGAACTGCCGATCGACCTCACCATCCTGATCGAGGGTGAAGAGGAAGTCGGCTCGAAGAATTTCGTGGCGTTCCTCGAAGCGAACAAGACCGATCTCGCCGCCGACTTCGCGCTGGTCTGCGACACCGGGATGTGGGACCCGACCACGCCGGCGATCACCACCGCGCTGCGCGGCCTGGTCTATGAGGAAGTGAAGATCAAGGCCGCCAATCGCGACCTGCATTCCGGCATCTATGGCGGCGGCGCGCAGAATCCGATCCGGGTGCTGACGCGGATCCTCGGCGGGCTGCACGACGACCACGGCCGCATCACCATTCCGGGCTTCTACGACGGCGTGAAGGATCTGCCGCCGGAGATCCTCGATCAGTGGAAGGGGCTGGGGCTCACGGCCGAGACCTTCCTGAAGCCGATCGGGCTGTCGCTGCCGGCCGGCGAGGACGATCGCCTCTTGATCGAACAGATTTCGTCGCGGCCGACCTGCGACATCAACGGCATCGTCGGCGGCTACACCGGCGAGGGCTCCAAGACGGTGATCGCGGCGGAGGCCTCGGCGAAGGTCTCGTTCCGGATCGTCGAAGGGCAGGACCCGGCGAAGATCCGCGACGCGTTCCGCGCCTATGTCACCGCGCGGCTGCCGGGCGATTGCAGCGCCGAGTTCCTCGATCACTCCAACGCGCCGGCGATCGCGCTGCCCTGGACGATGAAGCCGCTCGCGGCAGCCAAGCAGGCGCTGACCGAGGAATGGGGCAAGGAGGCGCTGCTGATCGGCTCCGGCGCCTCGATTCCCATCGTGGCGGATTTCAAGCGCACGCTCGGCGTCGACACGCTGCTGGTCGGCTTCGGACTCGACGACGACAACATCCATTCGCCCAACGAGAAGTACGACCTCAACAGCTTCCAGAAGGGCATCCGCTCATGGGTGCGGATACTCGGCGCGCTCGCCGAGGCGCCGAAGTAA
- a CDS encoding TonB-dependent siderophore receptor, whose amino-acid sequence MSYFKNNKNRWCVGVATSVLSLCLTGAGISEGRAQSAEPRVLPPVSVDAPQQRARTTRVAPPRATAPRTARVTPRQTAERPPAPVAPPTMGSTRTIGAPAPAYAGGQVAQGGTLGLLGATSVMNTPFSTVNYTSELIENQQARTAADTLINDASVRTSTGSNGFDDTFVIRGFPVNATDVGLNGLYGLSSSQRIPAQIIERIELLKGPGALINGIAPGGTVGGAINIVTKRATETDFSRLTPFFMSAASYGLHLETSRRFGANKEWGVRFNGVGRNGEASIDDGNFRSGLGALAIDYRGERFRWTLDAISQNDDTDNFRPQISLLSTLTSIPAAPDARSNWYPGTKLRQRDNTIATAAEYDLTDWLTAYAGIGYRDGTNDQTFPSSAVAVNALGNFTVQNNYYDSYTKTVSGNAGFRSQFDTGFINHKVNVAYTGFYQEAGNAYIQGNRAASNIYNPSPLPSITLPRTDPRLASESTLTSVAIADTMSVLNESVLLTLGVRRQNVKVDSFSTITGAFTNGYDASATTPLAGIVVKPWHNVSLYANYAEGLTRGTIVGAGYDNVGDVLAPYKSKQQEAGVKVDWGLITTTAAVFQIARPSQIRTAGGTLGSLAYDGEQRNRGVELNAYGLILPSLRGMVSATFIKPELTNPSDPTQRGNDAAGVPDKTFSAGLDWDTPWVRGLALNGRVIYTSGSYLTTANTVKFPEWTRLDIGARYTTTALTGKPVTFRANIENVTGENYWLTTGTYVTVGAPRTYLLSAAFDF is encoded by the coding sequence GTGAGTTACTTCAAGAACAACAAGAATCGTTGGTGCGTCGGCGTGGCGACGAGCGTCCTGTCGTTGTGCCTGACTGGTGCGGGGATCTCGGAAGGCCGCGCGCAGAGCGCGGAACCGCGCGTGCTGCCGCCGGTGTCGGTCGATGCGCCGCAACAGCGCGCACGCACGACCCGCGTCGCGCCGCCGCGCGCAACAGCGCCGCGCACCGCGCGGGTGACGCCGCGGCAGACCGCCGAGCGGCCGCCGGCCCCGGTGGCGCCGCCGACGATGGGATCGACGCGCACGATCGGCGCGCCGGCGCCGGCCTATGCGGGCGGGCAGGTGGCGCAGGGCGGCACGCTCGGCCTGCTCGGCGCGACCAGCGTGATGAACACGCCGTTCTCGACCGTGAACTACACCTCGGAGCTGATCGAGAACCAGCAGGCGCGCACCGCGGCCGACACGCTGATCAACGATGCGTCGGTGCGGACCAGCACAGGCAGCAACGGTTTCGATGACACCTTCGTCATTCGCGGCTTCCCCGTGAATGCCACCGACGTCGGCCTCAACGGCCTGTACGGGCTGTCGTCGTCGCAGCGTATTCCGGCGCAGATCATCGAGCGGATCGAACTGCTCAAGGGCCCCGGCGCACTGATCAACGGCATCGCGCCCGGCGGCACCGTCGGCGGCGCCATCAACATCGTCACCAAGCGCGCCACCGAGACTGATTTCTCGCGGCTGACGCCGTTCTTCATGAGCGCGGCCAGCTACGGCCTGCATCTGGAGACCAGCCGGCGCTTCGGCGCCAACAAGGAATGGGGCGTCCGCTTCAACGGCGTCGGCCGCAACGGCGAAGCCTCGATCGACGACGGCAATTTCCGCAGCGGCCTCGGCGCGCTGGCGATCGACTATCGCGGCGAGCGCTTCCGCTGGACGCTGGATGCGATCTCGCAGAACGACGACACCGACAATTTCAGGCCGCAGATCAGCCTGCTGTCGACCCTGACGTCGATTCCGGCGGCGCCGGATGCGCGCAGCAATTGGTACCCCGGCACGAAGTTGCGGCAGAGGGACAACACCATCGCCACCGCGGCCGAATACGACCTGACCGACTGGCTCACCGCCTATGCGGGCATCGGCTATCGCGATGGCACCAACGATCAGACCTTCCCGTCGTCGGCCGTCGCCGTCAATGCGCTCGGCAACTTCACGGTGCAGAACAACTACTACGACTCCTACACCAAGACCGTCAGCGGCAATGCCGGATTCCGGTCGCAGTTCGACACCGGCTTCATCAACCACAAGGTGAACGTCGCCTATACCGGCTTCTATCAGGAGGCCGGCAACGCCTACATTCAAGGCAACAGGGCGGCGTCGAACATCTACAATCCGTCGCCGCTGCCGAGCATCACGCTGCCACGGACAGACCCGCGGCTTGCGTCCGAATCGACGCTGACCAGCGTAGCGATCGCCGACACGATGTCGGTCCTGAACGAGTCGGTGCTGCTCACGCTCGGCGTCCGCCGGCAGAACGTGAAGGTGGACAGCTTCAGCACGATCACCGGCGCGTTCACCAATGGCTACGACGCCAGCGCGACGACGCCGCTGGCCGGCATCGTCGTCAAGCCGTGGCACAACGTGTCGCTGTACGCGAACTACGCCGAAGGCCTGACCCGCGGCACCATCGTCGGCGCCGGCTACGACAATGTCGGGGACGTGCTCGCGCCCTACAAGTCGAAGCAGCAGGAAGCCGGCGTCAAGGTCGATTGGGGCCTGATCACCACCACCGCGGCGGTGTTCCAGATTGCGCGACCGAGCCAGATCCGGACGGCGGGCGGCACACTGGGCTCGCTGGCCTATGACGGCGAGCAGCGCAACCGCGGCGTCGAGCTGAACGCCTACGGCCTGATCCTGCCGAGCCTGCGCGGTATGGTCAGCGCGACCTTCATCAAGCCCGAACTGACCAATCCGAGCGATCCGACGCAACGCGGCAACGACGCCGCCGGCGTGCCGGACAAGACGTTCTCGGCCGGTCTCGACTGGGATACGCCGTGGGTGCGGGGTCTCGCGCTCAATGGCCGGGTGATCTACACCTCGGGCTCCTATCTCACCACCGCGAACACGGTGAAATTCCCGGAGTGGACCCGGCTCGATATCGGCGCGCGCTACACCACGACCGCGCTCACCGGCAAGCCCGTCACGTTCCGCGCCAATATCGAGAACGTCACCGGCGAGAACTACTGGCTCACCACCGGCACCTACGTGACCGTCGGCGCGCCGCGCACCTACTTGCTCTCCGCGGCGTTCGATTTTTGA
- a CDS encoding DUF4198 domain-containing protein has protein sequence MKKLSVAMVVLLGAMNSAQAHQIWIEQADGQNAVVRFGEFGENLREASPGLLDKFSKPTATLVSAKGEQTVDAAKTATGFTLPFAAKAGDSIVAQDANYPLYTWKQPDKEVRNWFHPAARLITGFAGLEPKLTLDLVPTGKAGEFKLVFKDQPKPKAKVTLTTQSGWAKEAHTDAQGLVSFEMPWQGVYVAEVSVNDRTAGERAGEKYDAVSYATTLTYVKSDGLPPIPAGPAATPAAPK, from the coding sequence ATGAAGAAGCTCTCCGTCGCGATGGTGGTCCTGCTCGGCGCGATGAATTCCGCGCAGGCGCATCAGATCTGGATCGAGCAGGCCGACGGGCAGAACGCGGTGGTTCGGTTCGGCGAGTTCGGCGAGAATCTGCGCGAAGCCTCGCCGGGTCTGCTCGACAAGTTCAGCAAGCCGACCGCGACGCTGGTCTCCGCCAAGGGCGAGCAGACCGTCGACGCCGCCAAGACCGCGACCGGCTTCACGCTGCCATTCGCCGCCAAGGCGGGCGACAGCATCGTCGCGCAGGACGCGAACTACCCGCTCTACACCTGGAAGCAGCCCGACAAGGAGGTCCGCAACTGGTTCCATCCGGCCGCGCGGCTGATCACCGGCTTCGCCGGGCTCGAGCCGAAGCTGACGCTGGATCTGGTGCCGACCGGCAAGGCGGGCGAGTTCAAGCTGGTGTTCAAGGATCAGCCGAAGCCGAAGGCCAAGGTGACGCTGACCACGCAGTCCGGCTGGGCCAAGGAGGCGCACACCGACGCGCAGGGCCTGGTCAGCTTCGAGATGCCGTGGCAGGGCGTTTACGTCGCCGAAGTCAGCGTCAACGATCGCACCGCCGGCGAACGCGCCGGCGAGAAGTATGACGCCGTCAGCTACGCCACCACGCTGACCTATGTGAAGTCCGACGGCCTGCCGCCGATTCCCGCGGGCCCGGCCGCGACGCCTGCCGCGCCGAAATGA
- a CDS encoding DUF3649 domain-containing protein — MTTLLRRARTTGPLVSRIVAALLGGYALAALFSVAVLALPISKPQAVLTGQLASFAIYAGAVIWVFAVRSALKAWIGLLIVAAALAPLAWSVS, encoded by the coding sequence ATGACGACGCTGCTGCGGCGGGCGCGGACCACCGGCCCGCTGGTCTCGCGCATCGTCGCGGCGTTGCTCGGCGGCTATGCGCTGGCGGCGCTGTTCAGCGTCGCCGTGCTGGCGCTGCCGATCAGCAAGCCGCAGGCGGTGCTGACCGGCCAGCTCGCGAGCTTCGCGATCTACGCCGGCGCGGTGATCTGGGTGTTCGCGGTGCGCAGCGCGCTGAAAGCCTGGATCGGCCTCCTGATCGTCGCTGCGGCGCTGGCGCCGCTGGCGTGGTCTGTCTCCTGA
- a CDS encoding PepSY-associated TM helix domain-containing protein: MSGLHTWAGLLLGWVLYAMFLTGTVSFFKEELSQWMRPEQPRLTQPLDPAVVAQRVADEIGRIAPGATQWSIKLPDGRSNTVYAFWRLPGGGQGARGFGQDLFDPETGHRVAARLTLGGDFFYRFHFQFYYMSPFWGRLLAGLAAMSMLVAIVAGVITHKKIFTDFFTFRWGKGQRSWLDAHNALSVFGLPFHVMITYTGLVTLMALYVPWGERAAIKTPAERQQLSAELNAFVQAGKPSGATVPLASIEAMVRQAQQRWGTTDAGRVNATNPGDATARIAVTRGDARRVSMSPDYIEFDGVTGKLLAVHDHVGAAAETRGVMYALHLGRFSDLETRWLYFLASLMGTAMVGTGLVMWIVKRRAKLPDPERPYFGFRVVERLNIASIAGLSIAMTAFLWANRLLPVAMAERPFWEIHVFFIVWGLTLLHALLRPAKAAWREQLWTAAALLALVPVLNALTTPRPLWHSLADGDWVFAGTELMCCALAALHAVLAIRAARHHRLGVQSGRKAGRRAAIAVASGEAAE; the protein is encoded by the coding sequence ATGTCGGGCCTGCACACCTGGGCCGGGCTGCTGCTCGGCTGGGTGTTGTATGCGATGTTCCTCACCGGCACGGTGTCGTTCTTCAAGGAGGAGCTGTCGCAATGGATGCGGCCGGAGCAGCCGCGTCTGACCCAGCCGCTCGATCCGGCGGTGGTGGCGCAGCGCGTCGCCGACGAGATCGGCCGGATCGCGCCGGGCGCGACGCAGTGGAGCATCAAGCTTCCCGACGGACGCAGCAACACCGTCTACGCGTTCTGGCGGCTTCCCGGCGGCGGACAGGGCGCGCGGGGATTCGGACAGGACCTGTTCGATCCCGAGACCGGCCATCGCGTCGCGGCGCGCCTCACGCTGGGCGGCGACTTCTTCTATCGCTTTCATTTCCAGTTCTACTACATGTCGCCGTTCTGGGGGCGGCTGCTCGCCGGTCTCGCGGCGATGTCCATGCTGGTGGCGATCGTCGCCGGCGTGATCACCCACAAGAAGATCTTCACCGATTTCTTCACCTTCCGCTGGGGCAAGGGCCAGCGCTCCTGGCTCGACGCGCACAACGCGCTGTCGGTGTTCGGGCTGCCGTTCCATGTGATGATCACCTACACCGGGCTGGTGACGCTGATGGCGCTGTACGTGCCGTGGGGCGAGCGTGCCGCCATCAAGACGCCGGCCGAGCGCCAGCAGCTCAGCGCCGAACTCAATGCCTTCGTCCAGGCCGGCAAGCCGAGCGGCGCGACCGTGCCGCTGGCGTCGATCGAGGCGATGGTCCGGCAGGCGCAGCAGCGCTGGGGGACGACCGATGCGGGGCGCGTCAACGCCACCAATCCGGGCGACGCGACCGCCCGCATCGCGGTCACCCGCGGCGATGCCAGGCGCGTGTCGATGAGCCCGGACTACATCGAATTCGACGGCGTCACCGGCAAGCTGCTCGCCGTGCACGATCATGTCGGCGCGGCGGCGGAAACGCGCGGCGTGATGTATGCGCTGCATCTCGGCCGCTTCAGCGATCTGGAGACGCGCTGGCTGTATTTCCTCGCCAGCCTGATGGGCACCGCGATGGTCGGCACCGGGCTGGTGATGTGGATCGTCAAGCGGCGGGCGAAGCTGCCCGATCCGGAGCGGCCTTATTTCGGATTTCGCGTGGTCGAGCGGCTCAACATCGCCAGCATCGCCGGGCTGTCGATCGCGATGACGGCGTTCCTGTGGGCCAACCGGCTGCTGCCGGTCGCGATGGCGGAGCGGCCGTTCTGGGAAATCCATGTCTTCTTCATCGTCTGGGGACTGACACTGCTGCACGCGCTGCTGCGGCCGGCCAAGGCGGCGTGGCGCGAGCAGCTCTGGACGGCGGCGGCGCTGCTGGCGTTGGTCCCCGTGCTCAACGCGCTGACGACGCCGAGGCCGCTGTGGCACAGCCTGGCCGACGGCGACTGGGTGTTCGCCGGCACCGAGCTGATGTGCTGCGCGCTGGCGGCGTTGCACGCCGTGCTGGCGATCCGCGCGGCGCGGCATCATCGGCTCGGCGTTCAATCGGGGCGCAAGGCCGGCCGGCGCGCGGCGATCGCGGTGGCGTCCGGCGAGGCGGCGGAATGA
- a CDS encoding DUF3325 domain-containing protein, which translates to MMHALAFALCLAGFVALALATRRQQHEVIGRSLPRGPVRALRIVGAIALLIALGVLVAWHGWGLGLVMFSGHTTLAAGVVYCALIARVRMAGRTARRH; encoded by the coding sequence ATGATGCACGCGCTCGCCTTCGCGCTGTGCCTCGCGGGCTTCGTCGCGCTGGCGCTCGCCACGCGCCGCCAGCAGCACGAGGTGATCGGCCGCTCGCTGCCGCGCGGCCCGGTGCGCGCCCTCCGCATCGTCGGTGCCATTGCGCTGCTGATCGCGCTCGGCGTCCTCGTGGCGTGGCACGGCTGGGGGCTCGGCCTGGTGATGTTCAGCGGCCATACGACGCTGGCCGCGGGCGTGGTGTATTGCGCGCTGATCGCGCGCGTGCGGATGGCGGGGCGGACGGCGCGGCGCCATTAG
- a CDS encoding methyl-accepting chemotaxis protein: MSILSSASKALRGSSEASVGDSALMKELVDKRARDEAIAACLHRIAEGHYDVAVPAGDDALTRAIDTLLQRLSASASRDLDRMVDLSIQGSETAMSSAYLLSSTRKIDQRTQALASASEEMVASIGQIRATAEAAAAQASEMRVSADRGMTTASSASSAMGRVSATAELASEKITALSEASEAIGSIVGSIDAIARQTNLLALNATIEAARAGEAGRGFAVVATEVKSLSQQTSNATVDIRSRIERLREDIATIVAAMADCTNAAVESRGVVNTLGEAMSGVSDRVAGVTNGMSEIAGILNQQSEASREIATGISAIAEMTKKSVGQVGDISNQLDRVQATADQELVELSQMSFDHQIQRLAKADHIGWKKRLCDMAVGRAKLNADELTDHHSCRLGKWYYGDGSLESRNHPAFRALEKPHALVHDHGKKAARLFQSGDLAGAIAEIECVGDASKDVLRLLDDLVK; encoded by the coding sequence ATGTCCATTTTGTCGTCCGCAAGCAAGGCCCTTCGCGGCAGCAGCGAGGCGTCGGTCGGCGATTCGGCGCTGATGAAAGAGCTCGTCGACAAGCGCGCCCGCGACGAGGCGATTGCCGCCTGTCTCCACCGTATCGCCGAAGGTCACTACGACGTCGCGGTGCCCGCCGGCGACGATGCGCTGACACGTGCGATCGACACGCTGTTGCAGCGGCTCTCGGCCAGCGCATCGCGCGATCTCGACCGCATGGTCGACCTCAGCATTCAGGGTAGCGAGACCGCGATGTCGTCCGCCTATTTGCTGTCGTCGACCCGCAAGATCGACCAGCGCACCCAGGCGCTGGCGAGCGCCAGCGAGGAAATGGTGGCGTCGATCGGACAGATCCGCGCCACCGCCGAAGCGGCCGCCGCGCAGGCGTCGGAAATGCGCGTCAGCGCCGACCGCGGCATGACGACCGCGAGTTCCGCCTCCTCCGCGATGGGACGCGTCAGCGCCACGGCCGAACTGGCCTCGGAGAAGATCACCGCGCTCAGCGAAGCCTCCGAGGCGATCGGCAGCATCGTCGGCTCGATCGACGCCATCGCCCGCCAGACCAATCTCTTGGCGCTGAACGCCACCATCGAGGCGGCGCGCGCCGGCGAGGCCGGCCGCGGCTTCGCGGTGGTCGCCACCGAGGTCAAGAGCCTGTCGCAGCAGACCTCGAACGCGACCGTCGACATTCGCAGCCGGATCGAGCGGCTGCGCGAGGACATCGCGACCATCGTCGCGGCGATGGCGGATTGCACCAACGCGGCGGTCGAGAGCCGCGGCGTGGTGAACACGCTCGGCGAGGCGATGTCCGGCGTCTCGGACCGCGTCGCCGGCGTCACCAACGGCATGTCGGAGATCGCCGGGATTCTGAATCAGCAATCCGAGGCCTCGCGCGAGATCGCGACCGGGATCTCGGCGATCGCCGAGATGACCAAGAAGAGCGTCGGCCAGGTCGGCGACATCTCCAACCAGCTCGATCGGGTGCAGGCGACGGCCGACCAGGAACTCGTCGAGCTGTCGCAGATGTCCTTCGACCACCAGATCCAGCGGCTCGCCAAGGCGGATCATATCGGCTGGAAGAAGCGGCTGTGCGACATGGCGGTGGGCCGCGCCAAGCTGAACGCCGACGAACTCACCGACCACCATTCCTGCCGGCTCGGCAAATGGTACTACGGCGACGGCTCGCTGGAGTCGCGCAACCATCCGGCCTTCCGGGCGCTGGAGAAGCCGCACGCGCTGGTGCACGACCACGGCAAGAAGGCGGCGCGGCTGTTCCAGTCCGGCGACCTCGCCGGCGCGATCGCCGAGATCGAATGCGTCGGCGACGCATCCAAGGACGTGCTGCGGCTGCTCGACGACCTCGTCAAGTAA